The genomic interval agcatacctccaaattAGTTACAAAGTGGCTTAAGGACAACAAAGTCAAGGTATTGGAGTGGCCATTacaaagccctgatctcaatCCCATCGAACATTTGTGGGTGGCACTGAAAAGGCGAGTGCAAGCAAGAAGGCCAACAAACCTGACCCAGTTACACAGTTATGTCAAGAGGAGTTCCAGCTAATTTTTGTAGAAAGCTTGTGGAAGGATACCCAAAACTTTTGGCCCAAGTGAAACAGTTTCGGGGCAATTCCACCAAATACTAAGGAAGTGTATGTATacttctgactttgatgaaagtGCAGGATGGTCCAAGTTCACACCAAGCattgtggttgtgtttgtgttcattttggtGTTTTGGTGATGACCGTTTTGGTTTACAGCTTTGTCTATATTGACTACGAGTGTAATCCAGCCCTTGATTTGGTTTGTCTGCCTTGGTAGTACATATATTTTGTATGTGTTGTAAATATTGATATATTGTATACATTTACTCTAGGGGTATGAAGTACTACCACTGTAGTAGTAGTGTGACTGCCATTTATGTTGTGGGTGGGTTTTGCCTGTGTTttggggtatgtgtgtgttacctgttcCATCTCACTCTGGTACAGCTTCAGCCCCTCTTGCACGGCTGCCTCATTTTCAATCCTTGCCATAGCAACCACAGCATTCTCCAGACAAGGGACTTTCCCACTAGAGATCGTCTCCACATAGGTATGCACTAGGTGACCAAACACtgtcaacacaaacacagcacagagaTTAACACATCTATATGTACTGACACACAATTGAAATAGAAATTTTATACATATGAATTATATCATTGGAGATAAAATGTACTCACTCCTCCCAGTAATTTTGTATCCTCCTTTAACTGTTTTAACTCTGCTTTTATCAAAGACATAGTCACAGAAACGCTGTGTAGCAAACAGAAATTTGGGAAAAATGTCCCTTTCATCCAGACTTTCAATCATAATCATTTTTTCCTGGGAGGTAGGAAACGGGAAAACAAAGCACTTGCGGAGTGGAAAATAGTTTCGAATACACTGCCTTGGAAGGTTGTAGTTAGTGTCCTTCTTATTAAAACCTGCAttgtagaaaaaatatatacttgATCTATTCACACACCCTAATGAAAATGTTAGTTACAGAACAATACAGTTTGATTTAAAAATTCAGCAAAATACTCAGGAGGTTAAAAGATAATCTGTGTGACATTGCAATAGAAGTTTTATTGTGCTACAATGTAGAGTACACATTATAGTAAATGTTTAAAcgtaattgtaaaaaaaaaaaagtaaatgtaaaatttgttCCAAGCTATTAAAAAGGAGGGATCTTTCAATATCTTGGATCTCAGGTATTAATGTTGTTTATACCTTTCTTCAGCTGCAGGGCAAAATCCAGGTACTCATCCTCGGTCACTTGACCCTTATTCTCAAGCTCCAGCTGTAGTGAAAAATCACGCACTGTCCAGATAAAGTTAGGAAAAAACTGCACAAACTGAGAGTCTTCcgcctcatcatcatcagtctcAGCTGCACCGGATGTAGGTGATTTGATCTTAATCTGCTCTGCAAGCTCAGTGACATAGCTGCAACATGTTAAGGATTCATGACCTAATGAGGAATACAGTCATAGGCAAAAGACAGTACAGTTTTTTATGTATCAGGGCCAATATAACAATTGTTTGGTCCTCAGCAACCTTCATATATCAagaaataatctcagaaaaaagagaacagaCAAGGGCAAATTTCAATGATTACAGGGACTCTTACAGAAAATGTTTACGTTACTGTTGCTAAAGGTGGTTACTGAATTATAGGCTATACATTTTCTCCTTCTGAATATTGGTATACGTTTTGGGAAAAATGACTACATACTGAAATCTTTTGAGAGTTTTTTCTGAGgttatatgtttgtttatacaGGTTGGTGAGCACCACACAAGTCTAATacgagtttaaaaaaaaggtttactttctttttcccccATGACTTTATCTGTGGCTTTTTAGCACTGCCTAATTGACTGTTTGTACTATACATctgttttttataattatattttacaagGAAGGATACTGTAGTTTTTCCACTGCAGTGTTGTCGATGGTTCCCCGGCTGTTATAGACCAGAGTGCTGCTCAGAAGAACAGCCAGGCAGAAGATCCAGGCATCATTTTTAGAGTCTccctaaaacaaaacaaacataacatTATACTTATTAACACATGTGGACAGcaataaggcaaaaaaaatgtgaaaaaaaaaaaaaattaaatcctcTATAGAATGCAAATGCCCCAACTCCATGGGCAGGTCTGGCTTCAAAAGTAGCAACTTATTATCGAAAACATTGGTCATTGGTATCTTTTTCCTGAGCAAATGAATCAATTTCAACAGATTATTTATAAAGATATGATGTTTTATTGTGCTTATAAAACTTTTCTGTTTCTGATGTCTTAAGTAAATGTCTTTTTTCAAATCTGAATCCTTCTAAGTAACCAGAGTATACCCCAACAGATTAAATACCCTGAATTCAGGCCATccagcattttattattacagaaaacttttaaaatacacaagtatttattttaacattaatttatgcagtaaatttacacatttacaataaagtACTCTGTTGCTATAGAATCCTCACCTTGTCAACATCTCCAAGTCCCTCAGTGTCCAGCAACACCAGAGTGTGTCGTGGTTTAATAGGGTGTGGCACACACCACATCCAAATACCTTTAGTCTTTGACTCAATGGTGCTCCCCAGAGCGAAGCCTGCAAACATCCACAGATTCTATTAAAGTTTGGTATTCTAGACATGTTGGGCTGACAAGAAGTGTTCACATATTGCTCATGAAGCTACTTTGGTCTTTGGTGCTTAGATTTCTACTGGTCCAGCCACTGACAAATTCCataagaaattattatttttttttttgtaaataaaattaatccaaTCCAACAATGGTTTTATCTGTCCAGTTGTTCCAAAAAAAAGTTCCAAGTGGAAAAAATCACCAAGCCCTCATCAAAACTCACCAGTTTGTTGTCCTGCCAGACGGTTCATGAGATAAGACTTTCCAGTGCGATACAGTCCTACCACAGACACCACCACCACAGGTTGGTTATTCCTGTTCAGATACTCTATGGCTGCATGATTTACATGCAATGCACCATTTACATTTTCCACCAAACAAATAGGCTCAGGCATTGGGCTGCACATGATGCTCTCCACCTCTGCAATATAGatgctgaaaataaaattgTCTTTCAATTACAGGTGCACAAAACAATCAGCTATAACGCAAGCATGGTTTAAAGTCCTAAAGCATAGGCCTGACAAAAAACACTAACATGGCTAATTGTAACAGTAATAAAGCCATGTAAAGCAATGTATTATACAGTATCCCTGAATAATACTAAATTTCAACAGGAATCCATGCAAATTTATCCCTATCCAGTGGAGCCAAGCAGACCAGTGAATGGCTATAGTCCTGGTCCCGCTGTCCCCATCAGTGCTGCCTTAGTTGGAACCAGGACCTGGGTGCTAGTGGGAAGGCCCTGATGTGTGCATGGTCCTGATGTGTGCATGGTTTGTCCCTGCAGGTTTTTTACATTGCTAATCTGCGCACTATTTTAACTCACTGAGTAGTTTTACATTTAGCCAGTGTAACACCTAGGAAGCTACACTTGAATTCTACCCCATATATATTACTTACATTACTTATGTCACAGTTTTACTGAATTCCTGATAGTAGTAAATGCTGCAGGGTCGAGTGTATATGCTtgttgtaatacattgtaaattTACATGCAGCCGTTAGCAAGTCGTTAGACATTGCTACAATAACACACAGACCACACTTTTTTCAATGTGGAACAGAAAcgctgaaatatttttttttttgttaaatggcTTAATGGAAATGGAAGTGTGGAAATATGCACTATAGAAATATGCTTTATGATGTTTCTGGGCCATCCAAGCCATGTCAGTTTGTGGACTGTATTCTGAATCTGTTTGGCCACCAGGTGGCGTCTCTGAGTACTTTCTATTTTGGAAGTTGCTTTTCCTGTGTTTACTCTGTCTTTTCCTTGGTTTTTACTGTATGCAAGTCCCTGCCCTGAGTCTTGCTAAGAAATGTTGAAAAGTTTTTGTGAACGCCTTCAGTTAAACAACTTAATTGTATTCCTGTTCCAGCCTCTGACATCAAATCTCTTTTAAAGAATATAACATGGGATGCGGCTGCTTTTTCTTCTTTAGTCTAATTGTTACAACTTATCCCTGCAGCCTTTATAACCTACCTCAGTAGTTATAACAAAGGACTGTGGTGCATTTGATATCTACAGAGCACTTAAGTGGACATGGTAATAAAAAATAGGGGATGGGaggtaattttatttttcactgctTCTGTGTTCATTCATGAAACTTTTGTTGAGTCCATAGTACTTCATTTATTACTGTCTGCAGGGGCAGGCTGATTAGCCAGCTAATCTTATTGAAAGTATGGTTAATGTAACCACAGCTAAAATTTTATTGTCACACATTTTGACACTCTGAAAGTAAGCATATGTGAGGGGGCTCTTAGAAATTTCCCCAAATTGGTGGACTGCTCTCAGGATTTGTCTCATGCTTCCAGTGACTGTAGCTAAAGCAGAGACGACCTTTTCAAAGCTAAAATTGAGTAAATATTACCTTCACCAGGTCAACTTCACCAATCACAtccatgtaaataaaaacagagtcGAGTTCACATGTTTTCTGTCCTCGTGCTCAATGAAGCAAAAATAGTGTTACAAATATACCGAATAGAGAGCGTCTGCAAGGTAAAAAATTAGGCAATAAGGAAAGCAAGGAAACAAAAACCTACCTTACAGGAAACCTTCTAAAGCGATGCAAACCGAAGAGATGCAGTGATGCAGTGAACTAGATATATAAgcgtactgtatataaaatgacGCCCCCAGGAGATCACGTGTGTGAGTTCGTGTATACCAGGACCTTCCGAGAAACCGTGCAGCCTGACACAGCAAAGCAGATACGGGGCGTTAAATAACTGTGTAGCAGCGGGGCACggtgccttagtggttagcacgttcgcctcacacctccagggtcggggttcgattcccgcctccaccttgtgtgtgtggagtttgcatgttctccccgtgcctcgggggtttcctccgggtactccggtttcctcccccggtccaaagacatgcatggtaggttgattggcatctctggaaaattgtccctagtgagtgaatgagtgtgtgtgtgtgtgtgtgccctgcgatgggttggcactccgtccagggtgtatcctgccttgatgcccgatgacgcctgagataggcacaggctccccgtgacacgaggtagttcggataagcggtagaagatgaatgaatgtatttttaattttttaatggcTTAATCATACTTATTCACTTGCTAAACAGTTGCAATTTTATGGAAAATATCACTATTCTCCCACagaatatttttctgtattttttttttcaattgatCAACAATTAACAATATATTGTTGTTGCTAATAATGACAttcttttctcatttatttccacagaaaaaagtactatattttttattctgtatttttctgcaattttttttattacatgcaAATGTATGTGAAATTCAAATAATTCTCTTAATTTAAAAAGGTTGAtctttatataaagttttttgACCATACtaacaatttaacatttttcttaGTAATTTTAAAGTAAATCTTATTAGCTTtatattgatgtatttttacGTCCAAACTCTGCAATTCTGCATACAAATTTAGCTTTTTTTGAGAAGTGTGTGAGGCATCATGAGGCAAGTTACAGTGAAGCATTTAAATCTAGGAAAAGCAGTACATGGAGAAAAAAGTTAGAAAGTACTTGAATATATCCTAGCATGTACTGTCCTAGCATGTACTATGTAAATATAGTTCATCAgctaactaacacacacacatacacacacacacacacacacacacacacacacacacacacacacacaaatactgtacacacacgcacacatacttttttatttatctatctccttttggttttgtttttttttttatcctaaattgcattcctttttatgcatatataccggacagatgcaaaaagcatttcactgcatgtcgtaccctgtatgtatgtgtaggtgacaaataaaatttgatttgatttgtgtaACATTGCACACAAAAGGCTAAATTGGAACCGTCATGTGTACACAGTCAGCGTTTTGGCATTAATGTGAATCTAAAGGAAAGTTCAAGGATTTGTTAAAATGCAAGAGGGTCATCCTATGGGCCACATGAATGTTACTCTAATGTCAACCATTAGCTTTTCATAGGCCTTCATAGATATTTTTTTGATTGTTCCATCTCCATTACTGTCAGTACTCATTTTGGTTCTTGTGCAGGTAATGACACTGaaaaatttttatatttgcagaattaataatgtttaaagaaCTACTTCTAAACACTGGGCCTGCAAATGGCGTGTGTAATGGAGTTGtgaacagactgagagacagatgaaCTGATTGTTAGGCTTATATAGGAATGGAATAACCAACTGTTTTCCCTCTCAGTAGTCCTTAACAACTTATGTGTTaatatatgtgtttatttttattttctattcattatacattattattattttatgaaaaCACTGCGATAAAAACACCATTTGAAAATTAATGAAACATAACAGCCTACAAATAAAGCTAAACAtgaggatttctttttttatttttaaaaggttttttttcctgttttcctgtAATTGTTGCTGTTACCAAGCTGAAACagttccttcattcattcattcattcatcttctaccgcttatccgaactacctcggg from Tachysurus vachellii isolate PV-2020 chromosome 1, HZAU_Pvac_v1, whole genome shotgun sequence carries:
- the LOC132846785 gene encoding guanylate-binding protein 1-like, with translation MCSPMPEPICLVENVNGALHVNHAAIEYLNRNNQPVVVVSVVGLYRTGKSYLMNRLAGQQTGFALGSTIESKTKGIWMWCVPHPIKPRHTLVLLDTEGLGDVDKGDSKNDAWIFCLAVLLSSTLVYNSRGTIDNTAVEKLHYVTELAEQIKIKSPTSGAAETDDDEAEDSQFVQFFPNFIWTVRDFSLQLELENKGQVTEDEYLDFALQLKKGFNKKDTNYNLPRQCIRNYFPLRKCFVFPFPTSQEKMIMIESLDERDIFPKFLFATQRFCDYVFDKSRVKTVKGGYKITGRMFGHLVHTYVETISSGKVPCLENAVVAMARIENEAAVQEGLKLYQSEMEQVKKMFPVSLNEISAEHQKISDMASSEFMKRSFKDEEGEYFKKLAEAVDKHYADLIGQNLKASDEKCKQILADLNKDMNLHVQQGDYAKSGGYQVYCTDRENLIAEYHRKPNKGTQAEEVLESFLCEKSVEAKLILQTDEQLTEREKQLQEEKEQQVLLEQKYKVEHEKKKELEQLMNEEKVTNQQRLQQMEKKFEDEKHQQEQERNIAMESKLAEQRDLIQKGFDEKAKLLGLEIEQLKKEKLKDNPSGGVFKDYIMPLVDTAKDVFSTVLQYKIMKKKFARLK